One window of the Dendropsophus ebraccatus isolate aDenEbr1 chromosome 12, aDenEbr1.pat, whole genome shotgun sequence genome contains the following:
- the PHC2 gene encoding polyhomeotic-like protein 2 isoform X2, whose translation MVIQQALSRQPSTAAQYLQQMYAAQQQHLMLQTAALQQQQQQQHLSSAQLQSLAAAQQANLAASRAPPAVSTSQQSPPQPLTIIQRPQTISAAPPSSSGITQQAVLLGNAASPSLSANQAQMYLRAQMLIFTPAATVSSIPSEVSPGTTTQVQNLAVRGGSLSQSQLPSLSTTTSNLQPVTSASQTKTTGNPQSDPSAKSTESRGSTGRTLVPVPAHPIITTACSPQLIQPQRPLHIQPRPMLPAVSSSAQPLTHQCLTSPAITSLASLEPSSMCAETNGHGQSPTTSLVGPEVTVQPKLLPVSSAVILQIPAAPGTTPPAAETLFKHCSSITPSLVKVQPPAPIHAAAVSISRAADRYRAHDSAHTGSDSCPPLDMTSGNGSSPIPAAATGNTPQNGENKPPQAVVKPQILTHVIEGFVIQEGAQPFPSHRSRAVVEVGRSSLHMGSKEKHQPLPEKMPQQDTNTTNTTTDSEMEETFVAASKNEGEPPKLKCELCGRVNFEYKFKRSKRFCSMACAKRYNVGCTKRVGLFHPDRSKLQKPAAGKHSRQRSRKNNVQSPSTENTMQMSEPITPISVTPLTTTSNLKHSNSQDSSRCSDNSSFEEPLSPMSASSSLSRQRPNDRGMELTDLQGGDLVTANHNFLPSDPTKWNVEDVYEFIRSLPGCQEISEEFRAQEIDGQALLLLKEDHLMSTMNIKLGPALKLYARISMLKDS comes from the exons ATG GTAATCCAGCAGGCTCTGAGCCGCCAGCCCAGCACCGCCGCGCAGTATCTGCAGCAAATGTACGcagctcagcagcagcacctaATGCTGCAAACCGCAGCGctacagcaacagcagcagcagcagcacctgaGCAGTGCCCAACTGCAGAGCCTGGCCGCAGCCCAGCAG GCCAACCTGGCCGCcagcagagcgccccctgcagtcaGCACCTCTCAGCAGAGTCCTCCGCAGCCGCTGACG ATCATCCAGCGTCCGCAGACGATCAGTGcggcgcccccctcctcctcagggATCACTCAGCAGGCCGTGCTCCTGGGAAACGCTGCATCTCCATCGCTGAGCGCCAACCAGGCCCAGATGTATCTGCGAGCACAGATG CTGATCTTTACCCCGGCAGCCACTGTGAGCAGCATCCCATCTGAGGTCAGCCCAGGGACCACCACTCAG GTACAGAATCTGGCTGTGCGAGGAGGaagcctcagccaatcacagcttccCAGTCTATCCACCACCACCAGTAACCTCCAACCAGTCACATCTGCATCACAGACCAAAACCACAGGAAACCCACAAAGTGACCCCTCAGCCAAGAGCACAGAAAGCCGGGGGAGCACCGGCCGGACCCTGGTACCTGTCCCAGCGCACCCCATCATTACTACAG CCTGCTCCCCCCAGCTCATACAGCCACAGAGGCCGCTGCATATCCAGCCTCGCCCGATGCTGCCCGCggtcagctcctcagcacagcctCTCACCCACCAGTGTCTCACCTCTCCAGCCATCACATCCTTGGCATCACTGGAGCCCTCATCCATGTGTGCTGAGACCAACGGGCATGGGCAGAGCCCCACCACCAGCCTGGTAGGGCCAGAGGTCACAGTGCAGCCCAAGCTTCTCCCAGTCAGCTCAGCGGTCATCCTGCAGATTCCGGCTGCTCCTGGCACG ACTCCTCCAGCAGCAGAGACTCTCTTTAAACACTGCTCATCTATAACTCCTTCTCTGGTGAAGGTGCAGCCACCAGCGCCAATACATGCCGCCGCCGTGTCCATCTCCAGAGCCGCAGACCGTTACCGGGCACATG ACTCCGCTCACACAGGCTCTGACTCTTGCCCTCCACTGGACATGACATCAGGAAATGGTTCATCTCCCATTCCAGCCGCTGCCACCGGCAACACCCCCCAGAACGGTGAGAACAAACCGCCGCAGGCTGTGGTCAAACCGCAAATCCTTACACATGTCATCGAAGGCTTCGTGATCCAAGAGGGAGCTCAGCCGTTCCCG TCGCACAGGAGCAGAGCTGTCGTCGAG GTGGGGCGCTCTTCTCTGCACATGGGCTCAAAGGAGAAGCATCAGCCACTGCCTGAAAAGATGCCCCAACAAGACACCAACACGACCAACACAACCACAGACTCTGAAATGGAGGAAACCTTCGTAGCAG CATCCAAAAATGAGGGCGAGCCCCCTAAACTGAAGTGTGAGCTCTGCGGTCGGGTGAACTTTGAGTACAAGTTTAAACGTTCCAAGAGGTTCTGTTCTATGGCGTGCGCAAAAAG GTATAATGTTGGATGCACCAAACGTGTCGGCCTCTTTCATCCTGACCGCAGCAAGTTACAGAAACCTGCAGCAGGCAAGCACTCCCGGCAGAGATCACGGAAGAATAATGTGCAAAGTCCCAGCACGGAAAACACAATGCag ATGTCTGAACCCATCACCCCCATTAGCGTGACACCCCTGACCACCACCTCCAACCTCAAACACAGTAACAGCCAGGACTCTAGCCGCTGCTCCGACAACTCCAGCTTCGAGGAGCCATTATCTCCCATGTCCgccagctcctccctctcccgCCAGCGGCCAAATGACCGGGGAATGGAGTTGACAGATCTGCAGGGGGGAGACCTGGTAACAGCGAACCACAACTTTTTACCGAGTGACCCTACTAAGTGGAATGTGGAAGATGTCTATGAGTTCATCCGCTCCTTGCCAG GTTGCCAGGAGATTTCTGAGGAGTTCCGTGCGCAGGAGATCGACGGTCAGGCTCTGCTGCTGCTCAAGGAGGATCATCTCATGAGCACCATGAACATTAAATTGGGGCCGGCGCTGAAGCTGTATGCCCGGATCAGCATGCTGAAGGACTCCTAA
- the PHC2 gene encoding polyhomeotic-like protein 2 isoform X3, whose product MENEPPCSTSSSRPSGAATGGIPDRQTVQVIQQALSRQPSTAAQYLQQMYAAQQQHLMLQTAALQQQQQQQHLSSAQLQSLAAAQQANLAASRAPPAVSTSQQSPPQPLTLIFTPAATVSSIPSEVSPGTTTQVQNLAVRGGSLSQSQLPSLSTTTSNLQPVTSASQTKTTGNPQSDPSAKSTESRGSTGRTLVPVPAHPIITTACSPQLIQPQRPLHIQPRPMLPAVSSSAQPLTHQCLTSPAITSLASLEPSSMCAETNGHGQSPTTSLVGPEVTVQPKLLPVSSAVILQIPAAPGTTPPAAETLFKHCSSITPSLVKVQPPAPIHAAAVSISRAADRYRAHDSAHTGSDSCPPLDMTSGNGSSPIPAAATGNTPQNGENKPPQAVVKPQILTHVIEGFVIQEGAQPFPSHRSRAVVEVGRSSLHMGSKEKHQPLPEKMPQQDTNTTNTTTDSEMEETFVAASKNEGEPPKLKCELCGRVNFEYKFKRSKRFCSMACAKRYNVGCTKRVGLFHPDRSKLQKPAAGKHSRQRSRKNNVQSPSTENTMQMSEPITPISVTPLTTTSNLKHSNSQDSSRCSDNSSFEEPLSPMSASSSLSRQRPNDRGMELTDLQGGDLVTANHNFLPSDPTKWNVEDVYEFIRSLPGCQEISEEFRAQEIDGQALLLLKEDHLMSTMNIKLGPALKLYARISMLKDS is encoded by the exons GTAATCCAGCAGGCTCTGAGCCGCCAGCCCAGCACCGCCGCGCAGTATCTGCAGCAAATGTACGcagctcagcagcagcacctaATGCTGCAAACCGCAGCGctacagcaacagcagcagcagcagcacctgaGCAGTGCCCAACTGCAGAGCCTGGCCGCAGCCCAGCAG GCCAACCTGGCCGCcagcagagcgccccctgcagtcaGCACCTCTCAGCAGAGTCCTCCGCAGCCGCTGACG CTGATCTTTACCCCGGCAGCCACTGTGAGCAGCATCCCATCTGAGGTCAGCCCAGGGACCACCACTCAG GTACAGAATCTGGCTGTGCGAGGAGGaagcctcagccaatcacagcttccCAGTCTATCCACCACCACCAGTAACCTCCAACCAGTCACATCTGCATCACAGACCAAAACCACAGGAAACCCACAAAGTGACCCCTCAGCCAAGAGCACAGAAAGCCGGGGGAGCACCGGCCGGACCCTGGTACCTGTCCCAGCGCACCCCATCATTACTACAG CCTGCTCCCCCCAGCTCATACAGCCACAGAGGCCGCTGCATATCCAGCCTCGCCCGATGCTGCCCGCggtcagctcctcagcacagcctCTCACCCACCAGTGTCTCACCTCTCCAGCCATCACATCCTTGGCATCACTGGAGCCCTCATCCATGTGTGCTGAGACCAACGGGCATGGGCAGAGCCCCACCACCAGCCTGGTAGGGCCAGAGGTCACAGTGCAGCCCAAGCTTCTCCCAGTCAGCTCAGCGGTCATCCTGCAGATTCCGGCTGCTCCTGGCACG ACTCCTCCAGCAGCAGAGACTCTCTTTAAACACTGCTCATCTATAACTCCTTCTCTGGTGAAGGTGCAGCCACCAGCGCCAATACATGCCGCCGCCGTGTCCATCTCCAGAGCCGCAGACCGTTACCGGGCACATG ACTCCGCTCACACAGGCTCTGACTCTTGCCCTCCACTGGACATGACATCAGGAAATGGTTCATCTCCCATTCCAGCCGCTGCCACCGGCAACACCCCCCAGAACGGTGAGAACAAACCGCCGCAGGCTGTGGTCAAACCGCAAATCCTTACACATGTCATCGAAGGCTTCGTGATCCAAGAGGGAGCTCAGCCGTTCCCG TCGCACAGGAGCAGAGCTGTCGTCGAG GTGGGGCGCTCTTCTCTGCACATGGGCTCAAAGGAGAAGCATCAGCCACTGCCTGAAAAGATGCCCCAACAAGACACCAACACGACCAACACAACCACAGACTCTGAAATGGAGGAAACCTTCGTAGCAG CATCCAAAAATGAGGGCGAGCCCCCTAAACTGAAGTGTGAGCTCTGCGGTCGGGTGAACTTTGAGTACAAGTTTAAACGTTCCAAGAGGTTCTGTTCTATGGCGTGCGCAAAAAG GTATAATGTTGGATGCACCAAACGTGTCGGCCTCTTTCATCCTGACCGCAGCAAGTTACAGAAACCTGCAGCAGGCAAGCACTCCCGGCAGAGATCACGGAAGAATAATGTGCAAAGTCCCAGCACGGAAAACACAATGCag ATGTCTGAACCCATCACCCCCATTAGCGTGACACCCCTGACCACCACCTCCAACCTCAAACACAGTAACAGCCAGGACTCTAGCCGCTGCTCCGACAACTCCAGCTTCGAGGAGCCATTATCTCCCATGTCCgccagctcctccctctcccgCCAGCGGCCAAATGACCGGGGAATGGAGTTGACAGATCTGCAGGGGGGAGACCTGGTAACAGCGAACCACAACTTTTTACCGAGTGACCCTACTAAGTGGAATGTGGAAGATGTCTATGAGTTCATCCGCTCCTTGCCAG GTTGCCAGGAGATTTCTGAGGAGTTCCGTGCGCAGGAGATCGACGGTCAGGCTCTGCTGCTGCTCAAGGAGGATCATCTCATGAGCACCATGAACATTAAATTGGGGCCGGCGCTGAAGCTGTATGCCCGGATCAGCATGCTGAAGGACTCCTAA
- the PHC2 gene encoding polyhomeotic-like protein 2 isoform X1, whose amino-acid sequence MENEPPCSTSSSRPSGAATGGIPDRQTVQVIQQALSRQPSTAAQYLQQMYAAQQQHLMLQTAALQQQQQQQHLSSAQLQSLAAAQQANLAASRAPPAVSTSQQSPPQPLTIIQRPQTISAAPPSSSGITQQAVLLGNAASPSLSANQAQMYLRAQMLIFTPAATVSSIPSEVSPGTTTQVQNLAVRGGSLSQSQLPSLSTTTSNLQPVTSASQTKTTGNPQSDPSAKSTESRGSTGRTLVPVPAHPIITTACSPQLIQPQRPLHIQPRPMLPAVSSSAQPLTHQCLTSPAITSLASLEPSSMCAETNGHGQSPTTSLVGPEVTVQPKLLPVSSAVILQIPAAPGTTPPAAETLFKHCSSITPSLVKVQPPAPIHAAAVSISRAADRYRAHDSAHTGSDSCPPLDMTSGNGSSPIPAAATGNTPQNGENKPPQAVVKPQILTHVIEGFVIQEGAQPFPSHRSRAVVEVGRSSLHMGSKEKHQPLPEKMPQQDTNTTNTTTDSEMEETFVAASKNEGEPPKLKCELCGRVNFEYKFKRSKRFCSMACAKRYNVGCTKRVGLFHPDRSKLQKPAAGKHSRQRSRKNNVQSPSTENTMQMSEPITPISVTPLTTTSNLKHSNSQDSSRCSDNSSFEEPLSPMSASSSLSRQRPNDRGMELTDLQGGDLVTANHNFLPSDPTKWNVEDVYEFIRSLPGCQEISEEFRAQEIDGQALLLLKEDHLMSTMNIKLGPALKLYARISMLKDS is encoded by the exons GTAATCCAGCAGGCTCTGAGCCGCCAGCCCAGCACCGCCGCGCAGTATCTGCAGCAAATGTACGcagctcagcagcagcacctaATGCTGCAAACCGCAGCGctacagcaacagcagcagcagcagcacctgaGCAGTGCCCAACTGCAGAGCCTGGCCGCAGCCCAGCAG GCCAACCTGGCCGCcagcagagcgccccctgcagtcaGCACCTCTCAGCAGAGTCCTCCGCAGCCGCTGACG ATCATCCAGCGTCCGCAGACGATCAGTGcggcgcccccctcctcctcagggATCACTCAGCAGGCCGTGCTCCTGGGAAACGCTGCATCTCCATCGCTGAGCGCCAACCAGGCCCAGATGTATCTGCGAGCACAGATG CTGATCTTTACCCCGGCAGCCACTGTGAGCAGCATCCCATCTGAGGTCAGCCCAGGGACCACCACTCAG GTACAGAATCTGGCTGTGCGAGGAGGaagcctcagccaatcacagcttccCAGTCTATCCACCACCACCAGTAACCTCCAACCAGTCACATCTGCATCACAGACCAAAACCACAGGAAACCCACAAAGTGACCCCTCAGCCAAGAGCACAGAAAGCCGGGGGAGCACCGGCCGGACCCTGGTACCTGTCCCAGCGCACCCCATCATTACTACAG CCTGCTCCCCCCAGCTCATACAGCCACAGAGGCCGCTGCATATCCAGCCTCGCCCGATGCTGCCCGCggtcagctcctcagcacagcctCTCACCCACCAGTGTCTCACCTCTCCAGCCATCACATCCTTGGCATCACTGGAGCCCTCATCCATGTGTGCTGAGACCAACGGGCATGGGCAGAGCCCCACCACCAGCCTGGTAGGGCCAGAGGTCACAGTGCAGCCCAAGCTTCTCCCAGTCAGCTCAGCGGTCATCCTGCAGATTCCGGCTGCTCCTGGCACG ACTCCTCCAGCAGCAGAGACTCTCTTTAAACACTGCTCATCTATAACTCCTTCTCTGGTGAAGGTGCAGCCACCAGCGCCAATACATGCCGCCGCCGTGTCCATCTCCAGAGCCGCAGACCGTTACCGGGCACATG ACTCCGCTCACACAGGCTCTGACTCTTGCCCTCCACTGGACATGACATCAGGAAATGGTTCATCTCCCATTCCAGCCGCTGCCACCGGCAACACCCCCCAGAACGGTGAGAACAAACCGCCGCAGGCTGTGGTCAAACCGCAAATCCTTACACATGTCATCGAAGGCTTCGTGATCCAAGAGGGAGCTCAGCCGTTCCCG TCGCACAGGAGCAGAGCTGTCGTCGAG GTGGGGCGCTCTTCTCTGCACATGGGCTCAAAGGAGAAGCATCAGCCACTGCCTGAAAAGATGCCCCAACAAGACACCAACACGACCAACACAACCACAGACTCTGAAATGGAGGAAACCTTCGTAGCAG CATCCAAAAATGAGGGCGAGCCCCCTAAACTGAAGTGTGAGCTCTGCGGTCGGGTGAACTTTGAGTACAAGTTTAAACGTTCCAAGAGGTTCTGTTCTATGGCGTGCGCAAAAAG GTATAATGTTGGATGCACCAAACGTGTCGGCCTCTTTCATCCTGACCGCAGCAAGTTACAGAAACCTGCAGCAGGCAAGCACTCCCGGCAGAGATCACGGAAGAATAATGTGCAAAGTCCCAGCACGGAAAACACAATGCag ATGTCTGAACCCATCACCCCCATTAGCGTGACACCCCTGACCACCACCTCCAACCTCAAACACAGTAACAGCCAGGACTCTAGCCGCTGCTCCGACAACTCCAGCTTCGAGGAGCCATTATCTCCCATGTCCgccagctcctccctctcccgCCAGCGGCCAAATGACCGGGGAATGGAGTTGACAGATCTGCAGGGGGGAGACCTGGTAACAGCGAACCACAACTTTTTACCGAGTGACCCTACTAAGTGGAATGTGGAAGATGTCTATGAGTTCATCCGCTCCTTGCCAG GTTGCCAGGAGATTTCTGAGGAGTTCCGTGCGCAGGAGATCGACGGTCAGGCTCTGCTGCTGCTCAAGGAGGATCATCTCATGAGCACCATGAACATTAAATTGGGGCCGGCGCTGAAGCTGTATGCCCGGATCAGCATGCTGAAGGACTCCTAA
- the PHC2 gene encoding polyhomeotic-like protein 2 isoform X4: MTSGNGSSPIPAAATGNTPQNGENKPPQAVVKPQILTHVIEGFVIQEGAQPFPSHRSRAVVEVGRSSLHMGSKEKHQPLPEKMPQQDTNTTNTTTDSEMEETFVAASKNEGEPPKLKCELCGRVNFEYKFKRSKRFCSMACAKRYNVGCTKRVGLFHPDRSKLQKPAAGKHSRQRSRKNNVQSPSTENTMQMSEPITPISVTPLTTTSNLKHSNSQDSSRCSDNSSFEEPLSPMSASSSLSRQRPNDRGMELTDLQGGDLVTANHNFLPSDPTKWNVEDVYEFIRSLPGCQEISEEFRAQEIDGQALLLLKEDHLMSTMNIKLGPALKLYARISMLKDS; the protein is encoded by the exons ATGACATCAGGAAATGGTTCATCTCCCATTCCAGCCGCTGCCACCGGCAACACCCCCCAGAACGGTGAGAACAAACCGCCGCAGGCTGTGGTCAAACCGCAAATCCTTACACATGTCATCGAAGGCTTCGTGATCCAAGAGGGAGCTCAGCCGTTCCCG TCGCACAGGAGCAGAGCTGTCGTCGAG GTGGGGCGCTCTTCTCTGCACATGGGCTCAAAGGAGAAGCATCAGCCACTGCCTGAAAAGATGCCCCAACAAGACACCAACACGACCAACACAACCACAGACTCTGAAATGGAGGAAACCTTCGTAGCAG CATCCAAAAATGAGGGCGAGCCCCCTAAACTGAAGTGTGAGCTCTGCGGTCGGGTGAACTTTGAGTACAAGTTTAAACGTTCCAAGAGGTTCTGTTCTATGGCGTGCGCAAAAAG GTATAATGTTGGATGCACCAAACGTGTCGGCCTCTTTCATCCTGACCGCAGCAAGTTACAGAAACCTGCAGCAGGCAAGCACTCCCGGCAGAGATCACGGAAGAATAATGTGCAAAGTCCCAGCACGGAAAACACAATGCag ATGTCTGAACCCATCACCCCCATTAGCGTGACACCCCTGACCACCACCTCCAACCTCAAACACAGTAACAGCCAGGACTCTAGCCGCTGCTCCGACAACTCCAGCTTCGAGGAGCCATTATCTCCCATGTCCgccagctcctccctctcccgCCAGCGGCCAAATGACCGGGGAATGGAGTTGACAGATCTGCAGGGGGGAGACCTGGTAACAGCGAACCACAACTTTTTACCGAGTGACCCTACTAAGTGGAATGTGGAAGATGTCTATGAGTTCATCCGCTCCTTGCCAG GTTGCCAGGAGATTTCTGAGGAGTTCCGTGCGCAGGAGATCGACGGTCAGGCTCTGCTGCTGCTCAAGGAGGATCATCTCATGAGCACCATGAACATTAAATTGGGGCCGGCGCTGAAGCTGTATGCCCGGATCAGCATGCTGAAGGACTCCTAA